The Hemiscyllium ocellatum isolate sHemOce1 chromosome 41, sHemOce1.pat.X.cur, whole genome shotgun sequence genome has a window encoding:
- the LOC132834631 gene encoding perforin-1-like — MWDGQQRGNLSGLLPCPPHSLSDTTGVRVEIQQETLHSGLLTDVRMATGPLKLGCFLLLCLLSQEALSACMTSSASQCQNAGFVPGARLAGLGYDVVTLQNKAAFVIDVNAWRSANGTCTLCQNGHLGNANQRLPISLVDWHTLSSCPPSLSSQLYRSAAELAKSATTAVSNDWRGDLDLRTQSGSSDVVLAGSKSRLVEFSTSHSRRDHHSFTSHQFQCTYYQYRVKDQPLLAPEFARSLSSLPTVMNDRNKHLYRRLVATYGTHFLKSVQLGGRYKDVTAIQTCKAVSQGYSIEEVKDCLSLEAKETRGLQAQVSVSASQCQKLARSMGHYNKVYQAFSDRDTEVTGGRAHQGVDLFSGDSLAFSRWTGSLLTRPGLVRYALAPLHHLLPAGNPKQKNLRRYISDYIRGNALNQKCGAGHRCPHGSYPNPRQRCSCLCREDNYVDRNCCPKGKGFGRLVVTVREGRDLWGDGSSGTDGYVVFKYGHTQDRTSIVSNNNNPTWNAHLDLGQVKAGTGHDLIIEAWDQDVKRDDFLGKCNVRLTSGTHNKICNLKHGKVTYSYTFTCGPYLGGPTCQAYMPNPGSTLFTPYLGTSNDTLHLDTILSKPTEPAFPGIYFP, encoded by the exons ATGTGGGATGGACAACAGCGAGGCAACTTAAGTGGCTTGCTTCCCTGTCCTCCACACTCTCTGTCAGACACGACTGGTGTGAGGGTAGAAATTCAGCAGGAAACACTGCACTCAG GTCTGCTCACCGATGTCAGGATGGCAACTGGGCCTTTGAAACTGGGCTGTTTCCTCTTGCTCTGCCTCCTCTCCCAGGAGGCCCTGAGCGCCTGTATGACCAGCAGCGCCAGCCAGTGCCAGAACGCTGGCTTCGTGCCGGGGGCCCGGTTGGCGGGGCTGGGCTACGATGTGGTGACCCTGCAGAACAAGGCCGCCTTTGTGATCGACGTGAACGCCTGGCGCTCGGCCAACGGGACCTGCACCCTCTGCCAGAACGGGCACCTCGGTAATGCCAACCAGCGGCTGCCCATCTCGCTGGTGGACTGGCACACCCTCAGCtcctgtcccccctcgctgtccaGCCAGCTCTACCGTTCGGCGGCCGAGCTGGCAAAGTCCGCCACCACCGCCGTCAGCAATGACTGGCGGGGGGACCTGGATTTACGGACCCAGTCAGGCAGCTCTGACGTGGTGCTGGCTGGCTCCAAGTCCAGGCTGGTGGAGTTTAGCACCAGCCACTCCAGGCGCGACCATCACAGTTTCACCAGTCATCAGTTCCAGTGCACCTACTACCAGTATCGGGTGAAGGATCAGCCTCTCCTGGCACCAGAGTTCGCCCGCTCCCTTTCCAGCCTCCCAACCGTCATGAATGACCGTAACAAGCACCTGTACAGGAGACTGGTAGCCACCTACGGCACCCACTTCCTCAAGTCGGTGCAGCTGGGCGGTCGCTACAAGGACGTCACAGCTATTCAGACATGTAAGGCAGTGTCTCAGGGCTATAGCATCGAGGAGGTGAAGGACTGCCTATCTCTAGAGGCCAAAGAGACGAGAGGGCTGCAGGCACAGGTCTCAGTGAGTGCTAGTCAGTGCCAGAAGTTGGCGCGCTCCATGGGGCACTACAACAAGGTGTACCAGGCCTTCAGCGACCGGGACACGGAGGTGACGGGGGGCCGGGCCCACCAGGGGGTTGACCTCTTCTCTGGCGACAGCTTGGCCTTCAGCCGCTGGACGGGGAGCCTGCTCACCCGCCCGGGCCTTGTGCGCTATGCGCTGGCGCCGCTCCACCACCTGCTGCCCGCTGGCAACCCCAAGCAGAAGAACCTGCGGCGCTACATCAGCGACTACATCAGGGGCAACGCCCTCAACCAGAAATGCGGGGCGGGCCATCGGTGCCCTCACGGGTCCTACCCCAACCCACGCCAACGCTGCTCCTGCCTGTGCCGCGAGGACAATTACGTGGACCGGAACTGCTGCCCCAAAGGGAAGGGGTTCGGCCGCCTGGTGGTCACAGTCCGGGAGGGCAGGGACCTCTGGGGTGACGGCTCCTCGGGCACCGACGGCTATGTGGTGTTCAAGTATGGCCATACGCAAGACAGGACCTCCATCGTCTCAAACAACAACAATCCCACCTGGAACGCTCACCTGGATTTGGGACAGGTCAAGGCTGGGACCGGGCACGATCTGATCATCGAGGCCTGGGATCAGGATGTCAAACGCGATGACTTCCTGGGCAAGTGCAACGTCCGCCTGACCTCTGGCACCCACAACAAGATCTGCAACCTCAAACACGGCAAGGTGACCTACAGTTATACTTTCACCTGTGGCCCCTACCTGGGCGGTCCCACCTGCCAGGCCTACATGCCCAACCCTGGCAGCACGCTGTTCACTCCGTACTTGGGAACCAGCAACGACACCCTCCACCTCGACACAATCCTGTCCAAACCCACTGAACCAGCCTTCCCAGGGATCTACTTCCCCTGA